The genomic interval GAACGGTTTCCGGGCATCCGCCACATCCCGCCACACGCCCTGCTGCTTTTCTTCCGCACGCAGCGCCGCCCTGCGTTTTTTGATTATCTCGAAGACCGGGGATTCACTGATGGAGCGCCGCAGGTACAGGGCCATCAGGGTAGTGACGATGCTCAGCAGGAACGGAATGCGCCAGCCCCAGCTCAGGAACTGGTCTTTGGGCAGTTGTGAAAGTAACAGCCACATGGAGCTGGCCAGCAGGACACCGGTGGCGGTCCCCATGGCCACCACAGCACCATAAAAGCCGCGGCGTCCGTTGGGCGCGGACTCCACCAGCAGCAGTGAAGCGCCGGAGAGCTCCGCGCCCGCACCGAACCCCTGGATCAAACGCAGCAACACCAGCATGATCGGCGCCCCGACGCCGATCTGGGCGTACGTTGGCAACAGGCCCATGCCCAGGGTGGCCACTCCCATCATGGCCAGCGTGATGATCAGGACGAACTTCCGGCCGTACCTGTCACCCAGATAGCCAAAGTAAATGCCACCGAGGGGCCGGACCAGGAATCCTGAACCGTAGGCGGCAAAACTGGCCAGCAACGCCATGGCCGGGTCCGCGTTCGGAAAGAACAGCGGCCCGAAAACCAGGGCTGCCGCCAGCGTGTAGAGCGTGAAGTCCATGTACTCCAGCGCCGAGCCAAGCCACGAGGAGATGGAGGTGCGGCGAAGTTCAGCCGGAGGCACGTTCGGTTCCTGGACGGTGGTCTGCGGTAGTGAGGCCGCATTTCTTAACTGCAGGTTTTCTGTAGCCACGAAGGTTCTCCTTAGCGACGAGCCAGTTAGCAGGCTCTGCCGTAACGTCATTGTTCGGATGTGGCCCGGGCGAGCGGAAAATCCACCTCGCGGGCAGTAATGTCTTGCGGTCCTGCCGCCGGGTCAGCGCCTCAGCAGGGCAACGGTCTCCGCGATGCAGGCAGGTTTGGCCGAGCCTTCAAGGTCGATCTCATGCAGGAAGACCAGCTGCCGCCCATGCTCTGTGGCGGTCACGGATTTCAACGTGAGCCGGTCCCGGATACGCGAATTGACCGTGGCCGGAGCAGGGAACCTGACTTTGTTCAGCCCGTAATTGATCACCATCGCCGCGCCCTGGACTCTGTACACCTGGGCCGCAAGATACGGAAGCATGGACAGGCTCAGGTACCCGTGTGCCACTGTGGCACCGAAGGGTCCGCTGGCTGCGCGCTCAGCATCAACGTGTATCCACTGATGGTCCAGCGTGGCATCCGCAAACGCCTGGATCTGTTCCTGTTGCAGCTGGTGCCAGCCGCTAACCCCGAGCTCCTGTCCCGCCGCGTCCTCAAGCTCCGCGGCGTTCTCGAAAATCCTCATCTCATACCCTTTCCAGCAGCATAGCCACGCCCTGGCCAAGGCCCACGCACATCGTGGCCAGGCCCCGGGAGGAGCCTTCGCGTTCCATCCGGCCCAGCAGCGTAACCACGATCCGTGATCCGGAGGAACCCAGCGGATGCCCCAGAGCGATCGCGCCGCCGTCGTTATTTACAGTTCCTTCATCCAGCCCCAGCAAACGCATGCAGGCCAACGACTGGGAGGCAAAAGCCTCATTAAGTTCGACGGCGCCAATACCGTCAAGCGTCCACCCCGCCTTCGCGAGTGCCTTCTGTGTTGCCGGTACCGGCCCGATGCCCATCACTTCCGGGGCAACGCCCGCCACCTGG from Pseudarthrobacter sp. SSS035 carries:
- a CDS encoding MFS transporter encodes the protein MATENLQLRNAASLPQTTVQEPNVPPAELRRTSISSWLGSALEYMDFTLYTLAAALVFGPLFFPNADPAMALLASFAAYGSGFLVRPLGGIYFGYLGDRYGRKFVLIITLAMMGVATLGMGLLPTYAQIGVGAPIMLVLLRLIQGFGAGAELSGASLLLVESAPNGRRGFYGAVVAMGTATGVLLASSMWLLLSQLPKDQFLSWGWRIPFLLSIVTTLMALYLRRSISESPVFEIIKKRRAALRAEEKQQGVWRDVADARKPFLVSLGIKLGENGSVYLVKGFLIGWTVSVVKMDANVVTTGVMLGSIMGIATVLLTGKLTDRFGRRKVWLWLSAFQFAFTIPAMLLIETRNPILVALVFVIYVGGPLPNMYGVESTWLVEMFGSKRRFSFMTTVKEVGSVLSGGLGPIIAAAVVAATGPGWLPVAAILMSYAAIGWISGYFAPETRGRDLNSEADAC
- a CDS encoding MaoC family dehydratase, which gives rise to MRIFENAAELEDAAGQELGVSGWHQLQQEQIQAFADATLDHQWIHVDAERAASGPFGATVAHGYLSLSMLPYLAAQVYRVQGAAMVINYGLNKVRFPAPATVNSRIRDRLTLKSVTATEHGRQLVFLHEIDLEGSAKPACIAETVALLRR